A DNA window from Thiobacillus denitrificans ATCC 25259 contains the following coding sequences:
- a CDS encoding error-prone DNA polymerase: protein MPYAELHCLSNFTFLRGASHPEELVARAAELGYAALALTDECSLAGVVRAHTAAKACGMKLIVGSEFTLVEGLRLVVLATDRAGYGALSAFITHGRRNALKGRYRLGLDDLLASGLPGCLVVLLPEPLPTLAQARQIVARFPRRAWLAAERFRASDDAARLAALDELGEAAGLPRVAAGDVHMHVAGRRALQDTLTAIRLGVPLAEAGAALHPNGERHLRAPSDLATLYPAAWLAETLVVAARCSFSLDELRYEYPEELVPEGETPISHLRRLTEDGLVRRFPDGPPAKVRTLVEHELALIEELRYEPYFLTVHDIVRFARSRGILCQGRGSAANSAVCYALFITEVNPACMDMLFERFISKERNEPPDIDVDFEHERREEVIQYLYTKYGRDRAALAATVITYRPKSALRDVGKALGFDLDQVDRLARSTSWWDGRKVAPQRLVEAGFDPAHPKVRLLLDRVEELLGFPRHLSQHVGGFVIARGQLSQLVPIENAAMPERTIIQWDKDDLDALGLLKVDVLALGMLSAIRRALDELGRLRGRRLELSDIPSEDPAVYDMLGRADTIGVFQIESRAQMSMLPRMRPRNFYDLVIEVAIVRPGPIQGGMIHPYLRRRQGLEPVTYPSEAVRGVLERTLGVPIFQEQVMQLAIVAAGFTPGEADQVRRSMAAWRRRGGLEHFERRLIDGMRERGYDESFAQQIFQQILGFGEYGFPESHAASFALLVYVSAWLKRHEPAAFTCALLNSQPMGFYAPAQLVQDARRHAVEVLSVDVTASAWDCTLEPAAGSRKPALRLGLRMVKGLSLECGARVAAARAQQPFASVEDLARRGGLAPRDLKHLARAGALAALSGHRRQAAWQVAGIEQNAPLALDVSEDVQPELLPLSEGQDVAADYAALGLTLGRHPLALLRPLLARRRLAPAEALGRLAHGRFACTAGLVVTRQRPGTASGVTFLTLEDETGPTNVIVWRDLAERQRRELLGARLLAVYGVLERQGEVVHLVAGRLQDLTPLLGRLVTHSRDFH, encoded by the coding sequence ATGCCCTACGCCGAGCTGCACTGCCTGAGCAACTTCACCTTCCTGCGCGGCGCGTCGCATCCGGAAGAACTCGTCGCGCGCGCGGCCGAGCTCGGCTACGCGGCGCTGGCATTGACCGACGAATGCTCGCTCGCCGGCGTCGTGCGCGCGCACACGGCGGCCAAGGCCTGCGGCATGAAGCTGATCGTCGGCAGCGAATTCACGCTCGTCGAAGGCCTGCGCCTCGTCGTGCTCGCGACCGACCGCGCGGGCTACGGCGCGCTTTCCGCCTTCATCACCCATGGCCGTCGCAATGCCCTCAAGGGCCGTTATCGACTGGGCCTCGACGACCTCCTCGCGAGCGGCCTGCCCGGCTGCCTCGTCGTGCTGCTGCCCGAGCCGCTGCCGACGCTCGCGCAGGCGCGCCAGATCGTGGCGCGCTTCCCGCGGCGCGCCTGGCTCGCCGCCGAGCGCTTTCGCGCGTCCGACGACGCCGCGCGCCTCGCCGCGCTCGATGAACTGGGCGAAGCCGCCGGCCTGCCGCGCGTCGCCGCGGGCGACGTGCACATGCACGTCGCGGGTCGCCGCGCGCTGCAGGACACGCTCACCGCGATTCGACTGGGCGTGCCGCTCGCGGAGGCCGGCGCCGCGCTTCACCCCAACGGCGAACGCCATCTGCGCGCGCCGTCCGACCTCGCCACGCTCTATCCCGCCGCCTGGCTCGCCGAGACGCTCGTGGTCGCCGCGCGCTGCAGTTTCTCGCTCGACGAGCTGCGCTATGAATATCCCGAGGAGCTCGTACCCGAAGGCGAAACGCCGATTTCGCACCTGCGCCGGCTGACCGAAGACGGTCTCGTCCGGCGCTTTCCCGACGGCCCGCCCGCCAAGGTGCGTACGCTCGTCGAGCACGAACTCGCGCTCATCGAGGAACTGCGCTACGAGCCGTATTTCCTGACCGTGCACGACATCGTGCGCTTTGCGCGCAGCCGCGGCATCCTCTGCCAGGGGCGCGGCTCGGCGGCCAATTCGGCGGTGTGCTACGCGCTCTTCATCACCGAAGTGAACCCGGCCTGCATGGACATGCTGTTCGAGCGCTTCATCTCCAAGGAGCGCAACGAACCGCCCGACATCGACGTCGACTTCGAGCACGAGCGGCGCGAGGAAGTGATCCAGTATCTGTACACGAAATATGGCCGCGACCGCGCCGCACTCGCCGCGACCGTCATCACCTACCGGCCCAAGAGCGCACTCCGGGACGTCGGCAAGGCGCTCGGCTTCGACCTCGATCAGGTCGACCGGCTGGCGCGGTCGACCTCGTGGTGGGACGGCCGCAAGGTCGCGCCGCAGCGGCTCGTCGAGGCCGGCTTCGATCCCGCCCACCCCAAGGTCCGCCTGCTGCTCGACCGCGTCGAGGAATTGCTCGGCTTTCCGCGCCATCTCTCGCAGCACGTCGGCGGCTTCGTGATCGCGCGCGGCCAGCTTTCGCAACTGGTGCCGATCGAGAACGCGGCGATGCCCGAGCGCACGATCATCCAGTGGGACAAAGACGACCTCGACGCGCTCGGTCTGTTGAAAGTCGACGTGCTCGCGCTCGGCATGCTCTCGGCGATCCGGCGCGCGCTCGACGAACTCGGCCGGCTGCGCGGCCGGCGCCTCGAGCTGTCGGACATCCCGTCCGAAGACCCGGCGGTCTACGACATGCTCGGCCGCGCCGACACCATCGGCGTGTTCCAGATCGAGTCGCGCGCGCAGATGTCGATGCTGCCGCGCATGCGGCCGCGCAACTTCTACGACCTGGTGATCGAAGTCGCGATCGTGCGGCCCGGCCCGATCCAGGGCGGCATGATTCATCCCTATCTGCGCCGTCGCCAGGGGCTCGAACCCGTGACCTATCCAAGCGAGGCCGTGCGCGGCGTGCTCGAACGCACGCTCGGCGTGCCGATCTTCCAGGAGCAGGTCATGCAGCTCGCGATCGTCGCCGCGGGCTTCACGCCGGGCGAGGCCGATCAGGTGCGGCGTTCGATGGCGGCATGGCGCCGGCGCGGCGGGCTCGAACACTTCGAGCGCCGCCTCATCGACGGCATGCGCGAACGCGGCTACGACGAGAGCTTCGCGCAGCAGATCTTCCAGCAGATCCTCGGCTTCGGCGAATACGGCTTCCCCGAGTCGCACGCCGCGAGCTTCGCGCTCCTGGTCTACGTCTCGGCGTGGCTCAAGCGCCACGAGCCGGCGGCCTTCACCTGCGCGCTGCTGAACAGCCAGCCGATGGGCTTCTACGCGCCAGCCCAGCTCGTGCAGGACGCGCGGCGCCACGCCGTCGAGGTGTTGTCGGTCGACGTCACCGCGAGCGCCTGGGACTGCACGCTCGAGCCGGCCGCCGGGAGTCGGAAGCCGGCACTGCGTCTCGGCCTGCGCATGGTCAAGGGCCTCTCGCTCGAATGCGGCGCGCGCGTCGCCGCGGCGCGTGCGCAACAGCCCTTTGCAAGCGTCGAAGACCTCGCCCGCCGCGGCGGCCTCGCGCCACGCGACCTCAAGCATCTCGCGCGCGCCGGCGCGCTCGCGGCCCTCTCGGGGCACCGCAGGCAGGCCGCGTGGCAGGTCGCCGGCATCGAGCAGAACGCGCCGCTCGCCCTCGACGTGAGCGAGGACGTCCAGCCCGAGCTGCTTCCGCTGAGCGAAGGCCAGGACGTCGCCGCCGACTACGCGGCCCTCGGACTCACGCTTGGCCGCCATCCGCTGGCGCTCTTGCGCCCGCTGCTGGCGCGGCGCCGGCTCGCCCCGGCCGAAGCCCTGGGCAGGCTGGCGCACGGCCGCTTCGCGTGCACGGCCGGACTCGTCGTCACGCGGCAGCGCCCGGGCACGGCGAGCGGCGTGACCTTTCT
- a CDS encoding Y-family DNA polymerase, protein MLWLALHFPALSLEVFTRGSASALPLAVVEKQGNRTWVIARNDPAAERGVRPGMAASAAQALADELVVRQRDPGDEQAALTGLAAWAGRFTPSVSLQAPDGLLLEVGTCLTLHRGLDNLRARVREGVDAMAYSATSACAPTALGAWLLAQAGEETAVDANALEARLARLPVGLLDLSPDTRESLDLVGAHTLGDCLKLPRAGLARRYGQGLLDQLDRALGRLPEPRAFFAPPPRFERRLELPAPVEHAEALLFVARRLLPELEGYLALRQAGVQALEYVCRHEGRPDTVLKLGFVKPVRAASRMLLLLRETLERTVLPAPVYAVRLRARRLQPLHGSSPDLFQRGEEAGDGDLLLERLRVRLGRDAVYGVEAVADHRPERAWRRCEAGTRTKPAAAPKRPLWLLPRPLPCRNGDLVLKGAVERIESGWWDGRDATRDYYVAQDRAGARLWVYCERATGEWFVHGLFA, encoded by the coding sequence ATGTTGTGGCTCGCCCTCCATTTCCCGGCGCTTTCCCTCGAAGTCTTCACCCGGGGCAGCGCGTCCGCCCTGCCGCTCGCCGTCGTCGAGAAGCAGGGCAACCGCACCTGGGTGATCGCCCGCAACGACCCGGCCGCCGAGCGCGGCGTGCGCCCCGGGATGGCCGCTTCCGCCGCGCAGGCGCTGGCGGACGAACTCGTCGTGCGCCAGCGCGACCCCGGGGACGAACAGGCGGCCCTGACGGGACTTGCAGCCTGGGCGGGGCGATTCACTCCTTCAGTGAGCCTGCAGGCGCCCGACGGCTTGCTGCTCGAAGTCGGCACTTGCCTGACCCTGCACCGCGGCCTCGACAACCTGCGGGCCCGGGTTCGCGAAGGCGTCGACGCCATGGCCTATAGCGCCACTTCCGCCTGCGCGCCGACCGCGCTCGGCGCCTGGCTGCTCGCGCAGGCCGGCGAGGAAACCGCCGTCGACGCAAACGCACTCGAAGCCAGGCTCGCCCGCCTGCCGGTCGGCCTGCTCGATCTTTCCCCCGACACGCGCGAAAGCCTCGACCTCGTCGGCGCGCACACCCTCGGCGATTGCCTGAAGCTGCCACGGGCCGGTCTCGCGCGCCGCTACGGCCAGGGCCTGCTCGACCAGCTCGACCGGGCGCTCGGCCGCCTGCCCGAACCACGCGCCTTTTTCGCGCCGCCGCCGCGTTTCGAGCGCCGCCTCGAACTGCCGGCGCCGGTCGAGCACGCCGAAGCCCTGCTCTTCGTCGCGCGCCGCCTGCTGCCGGAGCTCGAAGGCTATCTCGCGCTGCGCCAGGCCGGCGTGCAGGCACTCGAATACGTCTGCCGCCACGAAGGCCGGCCGGATACCGTCCTCAAGCTCGGCTTCGTCAAGCCGGTGCGCGCGGCGAGCCGCATGCTGCTCCTGCTGCGCGAAACGCTCGAACGCACCGTCCTGCCGGCGCCGGTATATGCGGTGCGGCTCAGGGCGCGTCGGCTCCAGCCTTTGCACGGGTCGAGCCCGGACCTGTTCCAGCGCGGCGAGGAAGCCGGCGACGGCGACCTTCTGCTCGAACGCCTGCGCGTCCGCCTCGGCCGCGACGCGGTCTACGGCGTCGAAGCCGTGGCCGACCACCGCCCCGAGCGCGCCTGGCGCCGCTGCGAAGCCGGCACCCGGACGAAGCCTGCCGCGGCCCCCAAGCGTCCGCTGTGGCTGCTGCCGCGTCCCCTCCCCTGCCGCAACGGCGACCTCGTCCTCAAAGGCGCTGTCGAACGCATCGAGAGCGGCTGGTGGGACGGCCGCGACGCAACGCGCGACTACTACGTCGCCCAGGACCGCGCCGGCGCCCGGCTCTGGGTCTACTGCGAACGCGCGACCGGCGAATGGTTCGTGCACGGGTTGTTCGCCTGA
- the imuA gene encoding translesion DNA synthesis-associated protein ImuA, giving the protein MSAALESVLQHPGIWRGKQLAQASEETLSTGFAELDAELPGGGWPRGTLTEILLEREGIGELRLLLPALARVSGQSAWLAWVAPPHVPYAPALAASGIRLERLLIARPQSPADAWWTAEQALRSGACGAVLNWLEMPDEKRMRRLQLGAESGRSWGVLFRSAAAAQERSPAGLRLRLEPRPDGLAVHILKRRGNPLGRPLHLDLRPAGSGPASTLSTGPARKTASHAS; this is encoded by the coding sequence ATGAGCGCCGCCCTCGAAAGCGTGCTGCAGCACCCGGGCATCTGGCGCGGCAAGCAGCTCGCGCAGGCGAGCGAGGAGACGCTGTCGACCGGGTTCGCAGAGCTCGACGCCGAGCTGCCGGGCGGCGGCTGGCCACGCGGCACGTTGACCGAAATCCTGCTCGAACGCGAAGGCATCGGCGAATTGCGCCTGCTGCTTCCCGCCCTTGCGCGCGTATCCGGGCAAAGCGCCTGGCTCGCCTGGGTCGCGCCGCCACACGTGCCCTATGCCCCGGCGCTGGCCGCGTCCGGCATCCGCCTCGAACGGCTCCTGATCGCGCGCCCGCAATCGCCGGCCGACGCCTGGTGGACGGCCGAACAGGCGCTGCGCTCCGGCGCCTGCGGCGCGGTGCTGAACTGGCTCGAAATGCCCGACGAAAAACGCATGCGCCGCCTGCAGCTCGGCGCCGAATCGGGGCGCAGCTGGGGCGTGCTGTTCCGCAGCGCGGCGGCCGCTCAGGAACGCTCCCCCGCCGGCCTGCGGCTGCGCCTCGAACCCCGCCCCGACGGGCTCGCCGTACACATCCTCAAGCGCCGCGGCAATCCGCTGGGGCGGCCGCTCCATCTCGACCTGCGGCCTGCGGGCAGTGGCCCGGCCTCCACGCTGTCGACAGGCCCTGCACGGAAAACCGCTTCGCACGCTTCCTGA
- a CDS encoding phosphoketolase family protein, with amino-acid sequence MDAPTPATALTSVELEQLDAYWRAANYLSVGQIYLFDNPLLKQPLDRAHIKPRLLGHWGTTPGLNFIYAHMNRAIRAHDLDMIFITGPGHGGPAVVANTYLEGSYSELYPNITRDEAGLRQLFRQFSFPGGIPSHAAPETPGSINEGGELGYSLLHAYGAVFDNPDLIACCVIGDGEAETGALATSWHSNKFLDPRGDGAVLPVLHLNGYKIANPAFLARIPRHELESLLTGYGYRPIFVEGDEPSDMHQKMAAAVDQALAEIRGIQRRARDGGETTRPTWPMIVLDSPKGWTGPKEVDGKKTEDYWRSHQVPFGDLDNPAHVRLLDDWMRSYRPEELFDAGGALKPELAALAPTGERRMGANPHANGGKLLRDLRLPDFRDYRVELDAPGSVVSETTRTLGAYLRDVVRDNPDNFRLFGPDETHSNRLSAVFEVTDRTWVAERYPYDDHLAADGRVMEILSEHACEGWLEGYLLSGRHGLFSCYEAFIHIIGSMFNQHAKWLKVCNEIPWRVPVASLNILLTSHVWRQDHNGFSHQDPGFIDHVVNKKADVIRVYLPPDANTLLVVADKCLRSRNLVNVIVAGKQPEQQWLDMDAAVTHAGVGVGIWDWACNDQGGEPDIVLAAAGDVPTMEMLAAIDLLRTLVPDLKIRFINVVDLMTLQPAEEHPHGLPDEEFDLLFTTDKPILFGYHGYPWLIHRLTYRRTNHDNLHVRGYKEEGTTTTPFDMVVLNELDRFHLVIDVARRVPKLQAQAAHLQQQMLDKLGAHTQYIHAHGEDMPEIRDWKWAR; translated from the coding sequence ATGGACGCGCCGACACCCGCCACGGCCCTGACATCGGTGGAACTCGAACAGCTGGACGCCTACTGGCGCGCGGCCAATTACCTCTCGGTCGGGCAGATTTATCTGTTCGACAATCCGCTGCTCAAACAGCCGCTTGACCGCGCCCACATCAAGCCGCGCCTGCTCGGCCACTGGGGAACGACGCCGGGCCTGAACTTCATCTATGCCCACATGAACCGCGCGATCCGCGCCCACGATCTCGACATGATCTTCATCACGGGCCCCGGACACGGCGGCCCGGCTGTCGTCGCGAACACCTATCTCGAAGGCAGCTACAGCGAGCTCTATCCCAACATCACCCGCGACGAGGCCGGCCTGCGCCAGCTGTTCCGCCAGTTTTCCTTCCCCGGCGGCATCCCGAGCCACGCGGCGCCCGAGACGCCGGGCTCGATCAACGAAGGCGGCGAGCTCGGCTATTCGCTGCTGCACGCCTACGGCGCCGTGTTTGACAATCCCGACCTGATCGCCTGCTGCGTGATCGGCGATGGGGAGGCCGAAACCGGCGCGCTCGCGACGTCGTGGCATTCCAACAAGTTTCTCGACCCGCGCGGCGACGGCGCGGTGCTGCCGGTCCTGCATCTGAACGGCTACAAGATCGCGAATCCCGCGTTCCTCGCGCGCATCCCGCGCCACGAACTCGAAAGCCTGCTGACGGGCTACGGCTACCGGCCGATTTTCGTCGAGGGCGACGAGCCAAGCGACATGCATCAGAAGATGGCCGCTGCGGTCGACCAGGCGCTTGCCGAGATTCGCGGTATCCAGCGCCGGGCGCGCGACGGCGGGGAGACCACGCGTCCGACATGGCCGATGATCGTGCTCGACTCGCCCAAGGGCTGGACCGGACCGAAGGAAGTCGACGGCAAGAAGACCGAGGACTACTGGCGTTCGCACCAGGTGCCGTTCGGCGACCTCGACAATCCCGCGCACGTGCGCCTGCTCGATGACTGGATGCGCAGCTACCGTCCCGAAGAACTGTTCGACGCCGGCGGCGCGTTAAAGCCCGAGCTCGCCGCGCTCGCACCGACGGGCGAGCGGCGCATGGGCGCCAACCCGCACGCCAACGGCGGCAAGCTCCTGCGCGACCTGCGGCTGCCGGATTTCCGCGACTACCGGGTCGAGCTGGACGCGCCCGGCAGCGTCGTCAGCGAGACGACGCGCACGCTCGGCGCCTATCTGCGCGACGTCGTGCGCGACAATCCCGACAATTTCCGTCTCTTCGGTCCCGACGAGACGCATTCGAACCGGCTTTCGGCGGTCTTCGAGGTCACCGACCGCACCTGGGTCGCCGAACGCTACCCCTACGACGACCATCTCGCGGCCGACGGCCGGGTCATGGAGATCCTCTCGGAACACGCCTGCGAAGGCTGGCTCGAGGGCTATCTGCTGAGCGGGCGCCACGGCCTCTTCTCGTGCTACGAGGCCTTCATCCACATCATCGGGTCGATGTTCAACCAGCACGCCAAATGGCTCAAGGTCTGTAACGAGATTCCGTGGCGCGTGCCGGTTGCCTCGCTCAACATCCTGCTCACCTCGCACGTCTGGCGCCAGGACCACAACGGCTTCTCGCACCAGGACCCGGGCTTCATCGACCACGTCGTCAACAAGAAGGCCGACGTCATCCGCGTCTATCTGCCGCCCGACGCCAACACGCTGCTCGTCGTCGCCGACAAGTGCCTGAGGAGCCGCAATCTCGTCAACGTCATCGTCGCCGGCAAGCAGCCCGAGCAGCAGTGGCTCGACATGGACGCCGCGGTCACTCACGCTGGCGTCGGCGTCGGCATCTGGGACTGGGCGTGCAACGACCAGGGCGGCGAGCCCGACATCGTGCTCGCGGCCGCGGGCGACGTGCCGACCATGGAAATGCTCGCCGCGATCGACCTCCTGCGCACGCTCGTCCCCGACCTCAAAATTCGCTTCATCAACGTCGTCGACCTGATGACGCTGCAGCCTGCAGAGGAGCACCCGCACGGCCTGCCGGACGAGGAATTCGACCTTCTGTTCACGACCGACAAGCCCATCCTCTTCGGCTATCACGGCTATCCGTGGCTGATCCATCGCCTCACCTACCGCCGCACCAACCACGACAACCTGCACGTGCGCGGCTACAAGGAGGAGGGCACGACGACGACGCCCTTCGACATGGTCGTGCTGAACGAGCTGGATCGCTTCCATCTCGTCATCGACGTCGCGCGCCGCGTGCCGAAGCTGCAGGCCCAGGCGGCGCACCTGCAGCAGCAGATGCTCGACAAGCTCGGCGCGCACACGCAATACATCCACGCCCACGGCGAGGACATGCCCGAGATCCGGGACTGGAAATGGGCGCGCTAA
- a CDS encoding acetate/propionate family kinase translates to MGALTRSVLTLNSGSSSLKVSLFRADGTRSNWHYRARSGADDEAFAGLLRDLDGEAPDAVGHRFVHGGEIAEAARLLDDAELARLGQLVPLAPLHLPGNLHGVEWCRAHFDLPQVACFDTAFHHTLPELARRLPIPRELGLRRYGFHGLNYSYVAARLPALLGAAAHGRVVVAHLGSGASLCLLENLRSADTTMGWSPAGGIPMATRSGDLDPGVMLELAGRFDGEALRELVYRRMGLLALSDGESAEMSALLASESAAAAFAVDYFCRQVRAAIGAFAAKSGGIDALVFTGGIGEHAPEVRARVCAPLGFLGFALDAAANEAGREALRAPGSKPVLKIAAGEEDVIRDEVERVLDGAPCPEP, encoded by the coding sequence ATGGGCGCGCTAACCCGCAGCGTACTGACGCTCAACAGCGGCTCGTCGAGCCTCAAGGTGAGTCTGTTCCGCGCCGACGGCACGCGCAGCAACTGGCATTACCGCGCGCGCAGCGGCGCCGACGACGAGGCCTTCGCCGGCCTGCTGCGCGACCTCGACGGCGAGGCGCCGGACGCGGTCGGGCACCGCTTCGTCCACGGCGGCGAGATTGCCGAGGCCGCCCGCCTGCTCGACGACGCCGAGCTCGCGCGATTGGGTCAACTCGTCCCGCTCGCGCCGCTGCACCTGCCCGGCAACCTGCACGGCGTCGAATGGTGCCGCGCGCACTTCGATCTGCCGCAGGTCGCGTGCTTCGATACCGCCTTCCACCACACGCTGCCCGAACTCGCGCGCCGGTTGCCGATCCCGCGCGAACTCGGGCTGCGACGCTACGGTTTCCACGGCCTCAACTACAGCTACGTCGCCGCGCGCCTGCCCGCGCTGCTCGGCGCGGCGGCGCACGGGCGCGTCGTCGTCGCCCATCTCGGTTCCGGCGCGAGCCTGTGCCTGCTCGAAAATCTGCGCTCGGCCGACACGACCATGGGCTGGTCGCCGGCAGGCGGCATCCCGATGGCGACGCGCAGCGGCGACCTCGACCCCGGCGTCATGCTCGAACTCGCCGGGCGCTTCGACGGCGAGGCCTTGCGCGAACTCGTCTACCGGCGGATGGGACTTCTCGCCCTGTCGGATGGCGAAAGCGCCGAAATGTCGGCCCTGCTCGCAAGCGAAAGCGCGGCGGCGGCGTTCGCGGTCGACTACTTCTGCCGCCAGGTGCGTGCCGCGATCGGCGCCTTCGCCGCGAAGAGCGGGGGCATCGACGCGTTGGTGTTCACCGGCGGCATCGGCGAGCACGCGCCCGAGGTGCGCGCCCGCGTCTGCGCGCCGCTCGGCTTCCTCGGTTTCGCGCTCGACGCCGCTGCGAACGAAGCCGGGCGCGAGGCGCTTCGTGCGCCGGGGTCGAAGCCGGTGCTGAAGATCGCGGCCGGCGAGGAGGACGTCATACGGGACGAGGTGGAACGCGTACTCGACGGCGCACCGTGCCCTGAACCCTAG